The following proteins come from a genomic window of Erpetoichthys calabaricus chromosome 18, fErpCal1.3, whole genome shotgun sequence:
- the LOC114668944 gene encoding dynein axonemal heavy chain 12-like isoform X1, whose amino-acid sequence MDAPPEDGDWDMDVSTQSVIEQSLQELYKAAHWPAAVDPQSERVLAGSTETEQIFAAIAAGDEKTLQQLAVHRYAFREADADGWLPLHKAAAQKEKSILEITLQASSPSLLERTTLKGETALQLSVSLGLAENAAFLLLNGCSPDAPDEDGDSPLVAAIKRGSADLASLLIRFGADVNRPRVNRRTALHEAAQLGHKELVSLLLHSGSHPDPRSAYGLTPLALAAQYGHTDIVRVLLEKGASVDSQARDYASVLFEASAAGNPDTIALLLEYGADANVPKHSGHLPIHRCAYRGHLTALELLIPATDRTAIKDSGMSPLHSAAAGGHYKCLDLLLKSDYDVNLMLDRRVSRGYDDHRRSALYFAVSNNDIPCTKLLLEAGALPNQDPVNCLQVALRIGNYELISLLLRYGANVNYFCRVNTTHFPSALQYALKDEMILRMLLSYGYDVCRCFDCPHGDSCHVPSDYEGWSPAVIKDNMFCEVITLSWLKHLSGKVVRTMLDYMDHVRFCSKLKAVLVEQKQWPEICHIQENPRCLMHLCRLKIRKCLGRLRLRAPVFMAFLPLPDRLKDFILYKDFSSNF is encoded by the exons ATGGACGCTCCCCCAGAAGATGGAGACTGGGATATGGACGTCAGCACCCAGTCTGTCATTGAGCAGAGCCTGCAGGAGCTTTACAAGGCGGCCCACTGGCCGGCAGCCGTTGATCCTCAGAGTGAAAG GGTCCTTGCAGGAAGCACCGAAACTGAGCAAATTTTTGCAGCCATCGCAGCAG GCGACGAGAAAACGCTGCAGCAGCTGGCTGTCCACCGCTACGCTTTTCGGGAGGCCGACGCTGACGGCTGGCTTCCTCTACACAAGGCGGCTGCACAAAAGGAGAAATCCATTCTGGAAATCACGCTGCAAG CCTCCTCTCCTTCACTTTTGGAGCGGACGACGCTGAAGGGAGAAACGGCACTGCAGCTGTCGGTGAGCCTGGGCCTCGCAGAGAACGCCGCTTTCCTCCTGCTGAATGGCTGCAGCCCCGACGCCCCCGATGAAGACGGGGACTCCCCGCTGGTGGCAG CTATAAAGAGGGGCTCTGCCGACCTGGCCTCGCTGCTCATCCGCTTCGGTGCGGACGTGAACCGGCCCAGAGTGAACAGACGCACGGCTCTCCACGAGGCAGCGCAGCTCGGCCACAAGGAACTGGTGAGCCTCCTTCTCCATTCGGGATCCCATCCTGACCCCCGGAGTGCATACGGGCTTACCCCTCTAGCCCTGGCAGCGCAGTATGGGCACACCGACATTGTGCGGGTTCTGCTGGAGAAAG GTGCCAGCGTTGACTCTCAGGCCCGGGACTACGCCTCTGTCCTGTTTGAGGCTTCAGCCGCTGGAAACCCTGACACCATTGCATTACTCTTGGAGTATGGTGCGGATGCCAACGTGCCCAAGCACTCTGGACATCTTCCTATCCATCGCTGTGCCTACAGGGGGCATCTGAC GGCTCTCGAGCTGCTGATCCCAGCGACGGACCGAACAGCAATCAAAGACAGCGGAATGAGCCCCCTTCACTCTGCCGCGGCCGGTGGTCACTACAAGTGTCTGGATCTCCTCCTCAAGTCAGACTACGACGTCAACCTCATGCTGGACCGGCGGGTGAGCAGGGGCTACGACGACCACCGGAGGTCTGCCCTTTACTTCGCAGTGTCCAATAACGACATCCCCTGCACAAAACTGCTTTTGGAGGCCGGTGCTTTGCCAAACCAGGACCCCGTAAACTGTCTGCAGGTGGCGCTGCGCATCGGCAACTACGAGCTGATCAGCCTCCTGCTGCGCTACGGGGCCAACGTCAACTACTTCTGTAGAGTCAACACCACCCACTTCCCGTCCGCCCTGCAGTACGCGCTCAAGGACGAGATGATCCTCCGAATGCTGCTCAGCTACGGCTACGACGTCTGCCGCTGCTTCGACTGCCCTCACGGCGACAGTTGTCACGTTCCCAGTGACTATGAAGGATGGTCACCAGCAGTCATCAAAGACAATATG TTCTGTGAGGTGATCACATTGTCATGGCTGAAGCACCTCTCCGGAAAGGTTGTGCGCACCATGCTGGATTACATGGATCACGTCCGCTTCTGTTCCAAACTCAAAGCCGTTCTGGTCGAGCAAAAGCAGTGGCCGGAAATCTGCCACATTCAGG AAAATCCCCGCTGCCTGATGCACCTCTGCCGCCTGAAGATTCGAAAATGTCTCGGACGTCTCCGCCTGCGAGCCCCTGTCTTCATGGCCTTCCTGCCCCTGCCTGATCGCCTGAAGGACTTCATTTTGTACAAAGACTTCAGTTCGAATTTTTAG
- the LOC114668944 gene encoding ankyrin repeat and SOCS box protein 14-like isoform X3 — protein MDAPPEDGDWDMDVSTQSVIEQSLQELYKAAHWPAAVDPQSERVLAGSTETEQIFAAIAAGDEKTLQQLAVHRYAFREADADGWLPLHKAAAQKEKSILEITLQASSPSLLERTTLKGETALQLSVSLGLAENAAFLLLNGCSPDAPDEDGDSPLVAAIKRGSADLASLLIRFGADVNRPRVNRRTALHEAAQLGHKELVSLLLHSGSHPDPRSAYGLTPLALAAQYGHTDIVRVLLEKGASVDSQARDYASVLFEASAAGNPDTIALLLEYGADANVPKHSGHLPIHRCAYRGHLTALELLIPATDRTAIKDSGMSPLHSAAAGGHYKCLDLLLKSDYDVNLMLDRRVSRGYDDHRRSALYFAVSNNDIPCTKLLLEAGALPNQDPVNCLQVALRIGNYELISLLLRYGANVNYFCRVNTTHFPSALQYALKDEMILRMLLSYGYDVCRCFDCPHGDSCHVPSDYEGWSPAVIKDNMKIPAA, from the exons ATGGACGCTCCCCCAGAAGATGGAGACTGGGATATGGACGTCAGCACCCAGTCTGTCATTGAGCAGAGCCTGCAGGAGCTTTACAAGGCGGCCCACTGGCCGGCAGCCGTTGATCCTCAGAGTGAAAG GGTCCTTGCAGGAAGCACCGAAACTGAGCAAATTTTTGCAGCCATCGCAGCAG GCGACGAGAAAACGCTGCAGCAGCTGGCTGTCCACCGCTACGCTTTTCGGGAGGCCGACGCTGACGGCTGGCTTCCTCTACACAAGGCGGCTGCACAAAAGGAGAAATCCATTCTGGAAATCACGCTGCAAG CCTCCTCTCCTTCACTTTTGGAGCGGACGACGCTGAAGGGAGAAACGGCACTGCAGCTGTCGGTGAGCCTGGGCCTCGCAGAGAACGCCGCTTTCCTCCTGCTGAATGGCTGCAGCCCCGACGCCCCCGATGAAGACGGGGACTCCCCGCTGGTGGCAG CTATAAAGAGGGGCTCTGCCGACCTGGCCTCGCTGCTCATCCGCTTCGGTGCGGACGTGAACCGGCCCAGAGTGAACAGACGCACGGCTCTCCACGAGGCAGCGCAGCTCGGCCACAAGGAACTGGTGAGCCTCCTTCTCCATTCGGGATCCCATCCTGACCCCCGGAGTGCATACGGGCTTACCCCTCTAGCCCTGGCAGCGCAGTATGGGCACACCGACATTGTGCGGGTTCTGCTGGAGAAAG GTGCCAGCGTTGACTCTCAGGCCCGGGACTACGCCTCTGTCCTGTTTGAGGCTTCAGCCGCTGGAAACCCTGACACCATTGCATTACTCTTGGAGTATGGTGCGGATGCCAACGTGCCCAAGCACTCTGGACATCTTCCTATCCATCGCTGTGCCTACAGGGGGCATCTGAC GGCTCTCGAGCTGCTGATCCCAGCGACGGACCGAACAGCAATCAAAGACAGCGGAATGAGCCCCCTTCACTCTGCCGCGGCCGGTGGTCACTACAAGTGTCTGGATCTCCTCCTCAAGTCAGACTACGACGTCAACCTCATGCTGGACCGGCGGGTGAGCAGGGGCTACGACGACCACCGGAGGTCTGCCCTTTACTTCGCAGTGTCCAATAACGACATCCCCTGCACAAAACTGCTTTTGGAGGCCGGTGCTTTGCCAAACCAGGACCCCGTAAACTGTCTGCAGGTGGCGCTGCGCATCGGCAACTACGAGCTGATCAGCCTCCTGCTGCGCTACGGGGCCAACGTCAACTACTTCTGTAGAGTCAACACCACCCACTTCCCGTCCGCCCTGCAGTACGCGCTCAAGGACGAGATGATCCTCCGAATGCTGCTCAGCTACGGCTACGACGTCTGCCGCTGCTTCGACTGCCCTCACGGCGACAGTTGTCACGTTCCCAGTGACTATGAAGGATGGTCACCAGCAGTCATCAAAGACAATATG AAAATCCCCGCTGCCTGA
- the LOC114668944 gene encoding dynein axonemal heavy chain 12-like isoform X2 — protein MDAPPEDGDWDMDVSTQSVIEQSLQELYKAAHWPAAVDPQSERVLAGSTETEQIFAAIAAGDEKTLQQLAVHRYAFREADADGWLPLHKAAAQKEKSILEITLQASSPSLLERTTLKGETALQLSVSLGLAENAAFLLLNGCSPDAPDEDGDSPLVAAIKRGSADLASLLIRFGADVNRPRVNRRTALHEAAQLGHKELVSLLLHSGSHPDPRSAYGLTPLALAAQYGHTDIVRVLLEKGASVDSQARDYASVLFEASAAGNPDTIALLLEYGADANVPKHSGHLPIHRCAYRGHLTALELLIPATDRTAIKDSGMSPLHSAAAGGHYKCLDLLLKSDYDVNLMLDRRVSRGYDDHRRSALYFAVSNNDIPCTKLLLEAGALPNQDPVNCLQVALRIGNYELISLLLRYGANVNYFCRVNTTHFPSALQYALKDEMILRMLLSYGYDVCRCFDCPHGDSCHVPSDYEGWSPAVIKDNMFCEVITLSWLKHLSGKVVRTMLDYMDHVRFCSKLKAVLVEQKQWPEICHIQENPRCLMHLCCLKIRKCVGRLRLRAPFFMAFLPLPDRLKKFILYKDFTLNF, from the exons ATGGACGCTCCCCCAGAAGATGGAGACTGGGATATGGACGTCAGCACCCAGTCTGTCATTGAGCAGAGCCTGCAGGAGCTTTACAAGGCGGCCCACTGGCCGGCAGCCGTTGATCCTCAGAGTGAAAG GGTCCTTGCAGGAAGCACCGAAACTGAGCAAATTTTTGCAGCCATCGCAGCAG GCGACGAGAAAACGCTGCAGCAGCTGGCTGTCCACCGCTACGCTTTTCGGGAGGCCGACGCTGACGGCTGGCTTCCTCTACACAAGGCGGCTGCACAAAAGGAGAAATCCATTCTGGAAATCACGCTGCAAG CCTCCTCTCCTTCACTTTTGGAGCGGACGACGCTGAAGGGAGAAACGGCACTGCAGCTGTCGGTGAGCCTGGGCCTCGCAGAGAACGCCGCTTTCCTCCTGCTGAATGGCTGCAGCCCCGACGCCCCCGATGAAGACGGGGACTCCCCGCTGGTGGCAG CTATAAAGAGGGGCTCTGCCGACCTGGCCTCGCTGCTCATCCGCTTCGGTGCGGACGTGAACCGGCCCAGAGTGAACAGACGCACGGCTCTCCACGAGGCAGCGCAGCTCGGCCACAAGGAACTGGTGAGCCTCCTTCTCCATTCGGGATCCCATCCTGACCCCCGGAGTGCATACGGGCTTACCCCTCTAGCCCTGGCAGCGCAGTATGGGCACACCGACATTGTGCGGGTTCTGCTGGAGAAAG GTGCCAGCGTTGACTCTCAGGCCCGGGACTACGCCTCTGTCCTGTTTGAGGCTTCAGCCGCTGGAAACCCTGACACCATTGCATTACTCTTGGAGTATGGTGCGGATGCCAACGTGCCCAAGCACTCTGGACATCTTCCTATCCATCGCTGTGCCTACAGGGGGCATCTGAC GGCTCTCGAGCTGCTGATCCCAGCGACGGACCGAACAGCAATCAAAGACAGCGGAATGAGCCCCCTTCACTCTGCCGCGGCCGGTGGTCACTACAAGTGTCTGGATCTCCTCCTCAAGTCAGACTACGACGTCAACCTCATGCTGGACCGGCGGGTGAGCAGGGGCTACGACGACCACCGGAGGTCTGCCCTTTACTTCGCAGTGTCCAATAACGACATCCCCTGCACAAAACTGCTTTTGGAGGCCGGTGCTTTGCCAAACCAGGACCCCGTAAACTGTCTGCAGGTGGCGCTGCGCATCGGCAACTACGAGCTGATCAGCCTCCTGCTGCGCTACGGGGCCAACGTCAACTACTTCTGTAGAGTCAACACCACCCACTTCCCGTCCGCCCTGCAGTACGCGCTCAAGGACGAGATGATCCTCCGAATGCTGCTCAGCTACGGCTACGACGTCTGCCGCTGCTTCGACTGCCCTCACGGCGACAGTTGTCACGTTCCCAGTGACTATGAAGGATGGTCACCAGCAGTCATCAAAGACAATATG TTCTGTGAGGTGATCACATTGTCATGGCTGAAGCACCTCTCCGGAAAGGTTGTGCGCACCATGCTGGATTACATGGATCACGTCCGCTTCTGTTCCAAACTCAAAGCCGTTCTGGTCGAGCAAAAGCAGTGGCCGGAAATCTGCCACATTCAGG